One part of the Gadus macrocephalus chromosome 8, ASM3116895v1 genome encodes these proteins:
- the LOC132462910 gene encoding integrin beta-1-like: MDFRLLCVGAVLMLFGGSWAQQEGSECIKANAQSCGECIQVAEKCGWCTDENFLRDGESKTVRCDDIGSLSAKKCVKIENPRGNINININKDVTNRKKDQADKLKPEQITQIQPQKLTLNLRSGEPLTFNLKFKRAEDYPIDLYYLMDLSFSMKDDLENVKNLGTHLMREMQEITSDFRIGFGSFVEKTVMPYISTTPARLANPCTGSYNCTSPFSYKNVLSLTNDGNQFNNLVSQQQISGNLDSPEGGFDAIMQVAVCEGKIGWRNVTRLLVFSTDAGFHFAGDGKLGGIVLPNDGKCHLENNMYTMSHYYDYPSIAHLVQKLSDHNIQTIFAVTEEFQPVYKELKNLIPKSAVGTLSSNSSNVIKLIIDAYNSLSSEVILENSRVPEGVTISYKSVCKNGVTGTGEGGRKCSNISIGDEVSFQISVESTKCPSHKSETIKIKPLGFTEEVEVVLNFICECECSKGGVPNSKDCHNGNGTLECGACKCNAGRIGGKCECSKDELRTEDLDANCRKDNGTDICSNSGECVCGTCECKTRENPAEIYNGKYCECDNFNCDRSSNKLCGGHGHCECRVCVCEANYTGSACDCSLDTSTCLAKNGQICNGRGTCECGECKCTNPKFQGSTCEVCPTCPGVCTEHKDCVQCLAFGSDQACEQSCGYLTLKKVARRNELPQPTDQSFPLTHCKERDANDCWFYYTFAVRNDTPEAYVVEELECPAGPDIIPIVVGVVAGIVLIGLALLLIWKLLMIIHDRREFAKFEKEKMNAKWDTGENPIYKSAVTTVVNPKYEGK; encoded by the exons AGGGCAGTGAATGCATCAAGGCCAACGCCCAGTCCTGTGGAGAGTGCATCCAGGTCGCCGAGAAGTGTGGCTGGTGCACCGACGAG aaCTTCCTGAGAGATGGCGAGTCCAAGACGGTGCGCTGTGACGACATTGGATCCCTGAGCGCCAAGAAGTGCGTGAAGATTGAGAACCCGCGCgggaacatcaacatcaacataaacAAGGACGTGACGAACCGCAAGAAGGACCAGGCGGACAAGCTGAAGCCTGAGCAGATCACCCAGATCCAGCCCCAGAAGCTCACGCTCAACCTGCGCTCCG GGGAGCCCCTGACCTTCAACCTCAAGTTCAAGCGTGCAGAGGACTACCCAATCGACCTGTACTACCTGATGGACCTGTCCTTCTCCATGAAGGACGATCTGGAGAACGTCAAGAACCTGGGCACCCACCTTATGAGGGAGATGCAGGAGATCACCTCCGACTTCAGGATCG GCTTCGGCTCCTTTGTGGAGAAGACGGTGATGCCCTACATCAGCACCACCCCGGCCCGCCTCGCCAATCCGTGCACCGGCAGCTACAACTGCACCAGCCCCTTCAGCTACAAGAACGTCCTGAGCCTCACCAACGACGGGAACCAGTTCAACAACCTGGTCAGCCAGCAGCAGATCTCCGGCAACCTGGACTCCCCCGAGGGGGGCTTCGACGCCATCATGCAGGTGGCCGTCTgtgag GGGAAGATCGGCTGGAGGAACGTGACCCGTCTGCTGGTGTTCTCCACCGACGCCGGCTTCCACTTCGCCGGAGACGGCAAGCTGGGCGGCATCGTGCTACCCAACGACGGCAAGTGTCACCTGGAGAACAACATGTACACCATGAGCCACTACTAC GACTACCCCTCCATCGCCCACCTGGTGCAGAAGCTCAGCGACCACAACATCCAGACCATCTTCGCCGTTACCGAGGAGTTCCAGCCCGTCTACAAG GAGCTGAAGAATCTGATTCCTAAGTCAGCCGTGGGGACTCtgtcctccaactcctccaacGTCATCAAGCTCATCATCGATGCCTACAAC tcGCTGTCCTCTGAGGTGATCCTGGAGAACAGCCGTGTCCCAGAGGGCGTGACCATCAGCTACAAGTCCGTCTGTAAGAACGGCGTGACGGGGACCGGCGAGGGCGGAAGGAAGTGCTCAAACATCTCCATCGGAGACGAG gtctcgTTCCAGATCTCGGTGGAGTCCACCAAGTGCCCGTCCCACAAATCGGAGACCATCAAGATCAAGCCACTGGGCTTcactgaggaggtggaggtggtgctcaACTTCATCTGCGAGTGCGAGTGCTCCAAGGGCGGAGTTCCCAACAGCAAGGATTGTCACAATGGCAACGGCACCCTGGAGTGTGGAGCTTGCAA gTGTAATGCAGGGCGTATCGGCGGAAAGTGCGAGTGCAGTAAGGACGAGCTTCGCACGGAGGACCTGGACGCCAACTGCCGCAAGGACAACGGGACGGACATCTGCTCCAACAGCGGGGAGTGCGTGTGCGGGACCTGCGAGTGCAAGACGCGGGAGAACCCCGCCGAGATCTACAACGGGAAATACTGCGAGTGCGACAACTTCAACTGCGACCGCTCCAGCAACAAGCTCTGCGGAG gccacgGTCACTGTGAGTgccgggtgtgcgtgtgcgaggcCAACTACACGGGCAGTGCGTGTGACTGCTCCCTGGACACCTCCACCTGCCTGGCCAAGAACGGGCAGATCTGCAACGGCCGCGGCACCTGTGAGTGCGGCGAGTGCAAGTGCACCAACCCCAAGTTCCAGGGCTCCACCTGCGAGGTCTGCCCCACCTGCCCGGGCGTATGCACCGAACATAA ggACTGTGTGCAGTGCCTTGCATTCGGCAGCGATCAGGCGTGCGAGCAGAGCTGCGGCTACCTGACGCTAAAGAAGGTGGCGCGGCGCAACGAGCTGCCCCAGCCCACGGACCAGAGCTTCCCGCTCACACACTGCAAGGAGCGCGACGCCAACGACTGCTGGTTCTACTACACCTTTGCTGTGCGCAACGACACACCCGAGGCCTacgtggtggaggagctgg AGTGTCCGGCCGGCCCTGACATCATCCCCATCGTGGTGGGCGTGGTCGCAGGCATCGTCCTGATTGGCTTAGCCCTGCTGCTCATCTGGAAGCTGCTCATGATCATCCACGACCGCCGCGAGTTCGCCAAGTTCGAGAAGGAGAAGATGAACGCCAAGTGGGACACG